The Candidatus Poribacteria bacterium genome contains the following window.
CTCTGCTATATGCTATAAATATCTCCAATTCTCGTATATGGTCTTTCGTCAAAGGCACTCCAACTGGCAGCTCAAGTGTTTCCCGAACTGCCGAGCGTAATGCCGGATCAGGCATCCAGTCTATATTTTCTGCCGAGATACTAAGAACACACAAGAAAAATATCACAATTACAAGAAAAAACCGTTTCATATAAAAAGTCCTCACCTAAAGTCTTATTCGACTTCGTTGTCAAAGGACCACAAAATCACACCCTCTTCTCCATAGTCCCCGGTCAATTGTATGGCTGCAACAGGTTTTAGGTTATCCATCATTGTTGTCTTGATGGATACACTTGAAGCGGTCATGTCACCGGGGTTCTGCCCTTTGCCCGTGATCATGAGAATCGCAGATGCCTCTTTGTCTACCTGGAATTCAATATAGTTATCTATATCTTCTGAAAAGGGTGGATCGTTATGTATCACAAGCCGCCCGCCTGACACTATCAGGTCCCCCTTAACTAAAATATCTTCAAATTCTTGAAAATGACCTCTGGCACCGGCTCTGTTCATATCTCCGGCAAAATAGGCGATTGTTGCGAGTAGCGCGCCGAGTGTAAAAAACACAACTTTATCTTTCATTGAAGATCTCCTTTTAAAAAATAATTTAACGCTTGCAAAATGGGTATTGCGTCTCCCCATGTTCAATCGAGTCCAGTTATATTTCCAAATCTATCTCTTGTGAAGACAACACCGTCCCCTTCGACTATACTTAAGGCAGCCCCGCCTTTCCCAGCCACTGGAAAAATGGTTACGCCTCCGCCCTCCGTACCAATCGTGAGACTCGCCCCAGCACGTCCCTTTTTACCGGTAACGCCTACAATTCCACCCAATTTACCAATCTGAAGCCCCGCACCAGCAGCAGCCCCTATCCCTCCGAGACCGTAACACGATACCCTTCCACCATTTTCATCCGAAAATATGATAACTCGCTGCTCCCCATTGTCCGCGACCACGGTTATGTCTTCAAGCACAGTTAACTTCCGGACAGTCAGTTCATCAATCACCTCAGATCCAGATTGTGCTTCGGTATCCTTGTTCATGTTCCCTAATACAAATCCGGTTAGGGCTATTAAAGAACCCAAAGCCATATATTTCAACTTTCCGCGTAATCTAAACATTGTAGATGCTCCTTGTATAAAATTGTGTGTCGGTCTGATTGTAGTTTTCAAACTTTGATACCCCTCCTCGAAACTATGTCTCCGGCAGTATCCACTTCTTCGCTTCAGATGATTCAACGAAATCGGGCAAGCAAAGTGGTGTGAAAGAAACGGATCGCCCTTTCTGGACCAAAATAGTCGGGCGGGGCAATCTCACTCATATTTTCGATTTCAAACACTTCATCCTATTTTCGTATCAACATTTTGCCGTGTAGAAATAGACACCACTCGCCACGGACTCACCCACATCATTTCTGCCATCCGAATACGCCGCGCGACTCCTGCTCTGATAAATACCAGCAGGCGTTTGTCCCAACGCCAATGTCCGAACCAATATCCCATTTACAGAATAGATACGCAAAGTGACTTCCGCAGGCTCCGACACCTGATAGGGTATCCACGTCTCTGGATTGAACGGATTGGGATAGTTAGGCAGCAATGCCGTCTCTTCTGGAATCAGCAAGGCTAAAAGACTCTGAAGGTAAGCGATACCCTCTCGGAAGGCGACAGAGCCATCATCTTCAACGTGCGCACGCGCTATCCACGCCTGTATCATCGCAGCATCCAACCCGTCTATGCTATCCATAGCAAAAATCGAAGGCGACGCTGAACCCGTTGATTCACCCATGTGCTGTGCAACAAGAATTAAGTCTAAGATGCTGACGACTCCGTCGCGGTTTACGTCAACTTTAGAGGTGGCAGACGCAGCGGCTCCCATGTGCTGTGCCACAAGAATCAGATCCAAAATACTGACCTGTCCATCCGCATTCACATCCCAAAGCGGTTGAGATGCTACTGTGATGATAAGATCACGCATACCAGCAGGAATCACTTCACCTGTATTAGAACCGAGTTGGAAGCTATTCAGTGCCATTTGACTGCTCCCCGCTGCTTTCGCAGAGAACACCACTGACAAGAGGTTACCGGTACCGGTGATCCCGTTTTTGGAGATCAGTGCCGAACTTAATCCCGCAATTTTACCCACAGTGTTATCAATTGTTCCTCGCTGAAAGAAAGTCGTTCCACCCCCTTTTTTGAGAAACCCACCCTCCTTCACTTCGACGGCTTCAAGTACAGTCGGGTCAAACGTAAGATCAAACTGCCATCCTGCTAAATCTATAACCTTTTCAGCGTTGACGCGGACGGTAAAAGTATCGCCGACGCGAACATTCGTGGTATCTGCCGAAAGCGCGAAGCCAGTCCCGGGGGATACTACCGTATATTCTGCGCCGGGTTCAAACCCGAAATAGCCATTAAATTCCCCACCGGAGTTGTGGACGGCAACCAATAATACATTTGTTCCTTGTCACGAGCCCACACCCACCAATTAAGGTTCTCGTGAACGAACTCTCCATTGAGCCAGACCTTATGGACAATATCGCTTCCGGAAAATACCTGTGTTTGCTGTTCACGCGGTGAATACAAGATGATGGAACCATAAACAACGTCATCTATATTATCATCCTCCTCCATATCAATAGCATTCAACATTATGCGGATATTATCTCCTCCCACAGGGGCAATTTTGTGTGAGGTCCACACATTTTCTCCGACACGGTTTCCCTCTGCTGCACCACTTGTTGCGATTCCCAGTTCTGTTACAGCCCCCTCACTCGCCCGTGAAAGCAAATCCACGCCATCCCAAAAACCGGCTCCCCGCACCAACATCCATAACCAGGGTCCATCTATTTTGGGACCTCCCTGTGGGAAACCTGGATTGCCGAACCAATGGATTTCTGTATTCTCGCGTAATCCATCCAAGGGCGAGATATCCGAGATGTTGTTCTGCTGAAGTTGCAACTGTTCCAAGTTGTGTAAATTTGCGAGGGGCGATACGTCCGATATCTTGTTCCGCGCCAGATTTAACTCTTTAAGATTTTTCAAAGATGCCAAAGATGAGATGTCCGATATCATATGGTTGCTCTGTATTGCAAGCCATTCTAAATTAATCAATCCTCCCAGTGGTGAAACATCCGACACACCACTGGAATTAACACCTAATCTTACCAAACTTTTTAATCCTTTTAAAGGTGAGATATCAAGCTCTTTGGAGGCGTAAGTTTCCAGTCTTTTCAAATTTATTAGTCCTGCCAAGGGCGATAAATCAGATACTGGGCTGTTCTTAAATTCCAACCATTTGAGTTTCGTTAATCCTGAGAGGGGTGAGAGATCTGATACAGAGGTCTTCCAGAACCCCACGCCCTCTAAGTTGATTAACCCCGCCAGAGGTGACAAATCTGAGAATGATTTGCCGGTAAGTCTTATCTCTTTTAGGGTTGTTAATCCGGAGAGAGGAGATAAATCGGAGAGCAGATTTTCGTGAAGGTTGATTTCTTCCAGATTTGTTGCAAACTGAAGTCCCTCCAAACTCTGAATATCCATTTCAAACGCATCAAAGAACGTCAACGTTGCCATGTCCTCCGCTGCAATCGCAACGCCGGGTGTTTTGCCGAGTGTTTCTGCGATGGCAGCGCGAAGGTTTGCGTCAGGGATGTGAACGGACTCTCCAGGGATGCGTTCCGTCCTCGGAATAACTGGCTTAACGATACTACTATCAGGAGAACTCAGCACGACAACGATTTCACTGAAGTTCGAGGTCCAAGTATCCCTTTTCACCCCGCCGCTCACACCCGTTAGCACCCCCAATCCTAAGTTTTTTAGACTCGCATTCTCGCGAACTTTCTGGAGGAGATCCGCCGTCTCTAACCCTACTGCGGCAGCTGCATGTGCCGCATCAATCGGTCTTTGAAACGCCTCGTGGAACCGTTGAACGGGTTCAATTCCCCCGAAGTGCCGGTAACGAGCGGTATCTTCTTCTAAGAGCCCGTCCATCTCCGCCTTCTCTACATAGAGTCGTAACGCCCGATCTTTGTTAAAGGGTGGGTTCGGGTTCTGCTCGACAACCGCCCGCACTTCATCTTCAAACGCCTTCATCCCCTCTGTGTGGCACCCGATGCAGGAGAGACCATTACGGACAGTCGGGTCGCTCGCAGCGGGGTTGGAAACGATGCTTATCGGTGCTGCATCCAAACGATTACCGCCGGCATCCACCAGATAGTATGCCTGCAGACCGTTCGGGAGGTTGAAGATAATCTCGCCACCATCAGGTCTGAAAGACAGCGGATGCGTAAAGACATTCTGCGTCCTCACACTTCCAGCAAAGTCGTAACTTTTCCAATACGCCCCATACCGTGAGGTGTGCCGTTCGACAACACGGTTGTTACTCGATACACCCGAATTATTGAAACCCGCACGCCAGACGCGTCTACCTGCTGCGTTCCGAATATTTTCGACAACATTCACTTCCAGTCGGGTCTCCAGCTCATGATCTGTCTGGGGAAGGTCAAGGATATCGTGATAGAGTGGCGGTAAGGAGGCAGTCGCNNNNNNNNNNNNNNNNNNNNNNNNNNNNNNNNNNNNNNNNNNNNNNNNNNNNNNNNNNNNNNNNNNNNNNNNNNNNNNNNNNNNNNNNNNNNNNNNNNNNNNNNNNGTCCACCGATTGATTCCAACCTCCCATTCGTAGTCTCGGAGATCAATGTAGAAAATCGTCTCCTCTGGATCAATAGGCTGCGGTTTGATGACCTCGCGTCCCCAAGAAAGACTGTTCACGAGTTTCGAGAGGGCACGTTGATAGGCATGGCGTGCCTCCGCACTCTCACCGGCATTGTAGAGATGCGTCATTGTAAAATAGCGTGTGAAGGCACGGTCAAAGGGTGATAGTGAGTTGACGTGCTTCTCAATCGTTTCAAGCATTTCGGTGGGTGCAATAAAGTCGGTATCTCGTTCTGGCATCTGCCAATCCGGTGCGCCTGCTTGAATCCAGTTGCCGATGGTCAGGATTGCTTGGCATCCGTTTTGCTGGATCATTTGTGAGGAGTCGTTTATAGATTTCGGATTCAATCGGTTTCCCCGGAACGACTGCGCCTGTTTCGATGAGTGCGGTGTGCTCAATAATGATTTCCTCTGTAAATGCGCCATGTTCGCCATGGCAATTGAGGCAATTTTGTTGAAAAATAGCGGATGCCTGTTGGGCGAGATTCTCTTGGGCATCAGTAGTTTTAGGCACTAAAATGACAAGTGCGAAGACAATTAGAAGGATATATTTTTCTTTGAGTTTCATCAATATCTTTGGGCTGGAAACCCCGTCTTCAGGTAGGGGAGGAAGCCCGCTCCTTTCTTCTTTGACAAGTTTCGTTGTTAGGGTAGGGTGCTTGTCTTATTTCAGGTGTTCCAGGTTTAATCCAGAAAGTGGTGTGAAATCTTTTATTGGGTTTCCTCTGATCTGCAATTTCCGCAGTTCCCTCAAACCACCTAAGGGACGCAGGTCGGAAATGTCGTTATGCGACAGATTCAAGATCCGAAGTTTTTTCAACCTCGCCAATGGGCTTATATCCGAAACCTTGCTATTCTCGAGAGTGAGTTCCTCTAAATTGATGAGATTCGCTAACGGACGCAGGTCAAGGGTTGGCGTGCTTGGCAAGATATCTGAGAGGTATAAACGTCCAAGCGTCATCAAATTAGCAAGCGGACGGAGGTCTGTTATCGGATTGTCCCTAAGGTCGAGTTCTCTAAGATTTGTCGCAAACTCCAAACCTGTGAGGTCAGAAATCCCCTTACCCGCAATATCAATATAGCCGACCGATCGCATCCTCTCTTTTGTCAGGGGAACATCAGGCAGCAATCCGATTTCACCCCGAACAGCGGTGCGTAATGCTGGGTCAGGCATCCATGCCTCAGCAAAATCTGTTTGTCCCTTTGTCTGTCCGATAACATCGTATTTCAGGTTTGTAA
Protein-coding sequences here:
- a CDS encoding leucine-rich repeat domain-containing protein, producing MLSLEGNWISDIRPLMGLKKLRRLHLSNNQIEEVSPLAGLTELWQLWLERNPIRDLTPLSGLNLTDLNISNNPIKVSDISPLAALKELQTLDLLNSGVSDIRPLSGLTELRTLLLKGNPIRDLTPLSGLNLTNLKYDVIGQTKGQTDFAEAWMPDPALRTAVRGEIGLLPDVPLTKERMRSVGYIDIAGKGISDLTGLEFATNLRELDLRDNPITDLRPLANLMTLGRLYLSDILPSTPTLDLRPLANLINLEELTLENSKVSDISPLARLKKLRILNLSHNDISDLRPLGGLRELRKLQIRGNPIKDFTPLSGLNLEHLK